In Primulina eburnea isolate SZY01 chromosome 5, ASM2296580v1, whole genome shotgun sequence, a single window of DNA contains:
- the LOC140832884 gene encoding galactan beta-1,4-galactosyltransferase GALS1-like, with the protein MRKDGTPPSATSYPIGKLFLCFETKPLLATFLALTLVLLLLNLQPYYENLLSPPARCSVTQPSMPIRSTAAVPLGNKKLMSAPADPNKRTFQAYGNAAALFVQMGAYRGGSRTFSVVGLASKPIHVYGRPWYKCEWIPDNGNASVRAKAFKILPDWGYGRVYTVVVVNCTFESNPNADNTGGKLMLYAYYTSSPRRYEKFTALEEAPGAYDESKYQPPYKYEYLYCGSSLYGNLSAPRVREWMAYHAWLFGASSHFVFHDAGGVSAEVREVLEPWIRAGWVTLQDIRAQAEYDGYYYNQFLVVNDCLHRYRYAANWTFYFDVDEYIYLPNGNTLESVMQELSNTTQFTIEQNAMSNVLCLNDSSTQADYSRQWGFEKLVFRDSRTRMRRDRKYAVQAKNAFATGVHMSANVVGATRHNVEAKIRYYHYHNSITVHEELCRNILPITAQSTTTWVEKIPYVYDDNMRSLVPVVKEFERNTIGGGLASSQSLPHSHS; encoded by the exons ATGAGGAAAGACGGAACACCGCCTTCCGCCACGTCTTATCCCATCGGAAAActcttcctgtgcttcgagacCAAGCCCCTTCTCGCCACATTCCTAGCTCTCACACTTGTCTTGCTCCTTCTCAACCTTCAGCCTTACTACGAGAATCTACTCTCCCCGCCTGCTCGATGCTCCGTTACTCAGCCTTCGATGCCTATCAGGTCCACTGCTGCTGTTCCTCTGGGGAACAAGAAGCTGATGAGCGCCCCCGCAGATCCCAACAAGCGTACGTTCCAAGCCTATGGAAACGCGGCGGCTCTCTTTGTTCAGATGGGTGCATACCGCGGCGGATCCCGCACATTTTCGGTGGTGGGTCTGGCTTCGAAACCTATCCATGTCTACGGTCGGCCGTGGTACAAGTGTGAGTGGATCCCTGACAATGGAAACGCTTCCGTCAGGGCCAAGGCTTTCAAGATTCTCCCCGACTGGGGATACGGCCGCGTCTACACCGTCGTTGTAGTGAACTGCACCTTCGAGTCCAACCCCAACGCCGACAACACAGGAGGGAAGCTGATGCTCTATGCTTACTACACCAGCTCTCCCCGTAGATACGAGAAGTTCACGGCCTTGGAAGAAGCTCCGGGAGCTTACGACGAGTCCAAGTACCAACCGCCATACAAGTACGAATACCTTTACTGCGGTTCATCCTTGTACGGGAACCTGAGCGCGCCCAGAGTCAGGGAGTGGATGGCTTATCACGCTTGGCTCTTCGGGGCCAGCTCGCACTTCGTGTTCCACGACGCCGGCGGAGTGTCGGCGGAGGTCAGGGAGGTACTGGAGCCATGGATCCGAGCTGGATGGGTGACGCTGCAGGATATCAGGGCACAAGCCGAGTACGATGGGTACTATTACAACCAGTTCTTGGTGGTGAACGATTGCCTCCACCGGTACCGATACGCCGCCAATTGGACATTCTATTTCGACGTCGATGAGTATATTTATCTTCCCAACGGCAACACATTGGAATCTGTGATGCAAGAATTATCAAACACCACCCAGTTCACCATCGAGCAAAACGCCATGTCCAATGTCCTCTGCTTGAATGATTCCTCCACTCAAGCAGATTACTCCAG GCAATGGGGTTTTGAGAAGCTGGTGTTCAGAGACTCCCGGACCAGAATGAGACGTGATCGCAAGTACGCGGTACAAGCCAAGAACGCTTTCGCGACGGGTGTGCACATGTCCGCGAACGTGGTCGGCGCGACACGGCACAACGTGGAGGCCAAAATAAGATACTATCACTACCACAACTCGATCACCGTGCATGAGGAACTATGCCGGAATATCCTCCCCATCACAGCCCAGAGCACGACGACTTGGGTCGAGAAGATCCcgtatgtatatgatgataatATGAGATCGTTGGTCCCTGTAGTCAAAGAATTCGAGAGAAACACCATTGGAGGAGGTCTTGCTTCTTCCCAATCACTCCCACATTCCCATTCTTGA